The Maridesulfovibrio ferrireducens genome contains a region encoding:
- a CDS encoding YhcH/YjgK/YiaL family protein yields the protein MILDNLKQFSIYNFGPAWEKAFEFLRELDISIEPGRCVIDGEKVFAQVSEYHTKLQDEGRFEAHRKYVDIQFLLSGREILGWADLPSLETEIIYDPERDVEFLKPLPVTPSLSRLVPGMFMAFFPEDGHMPGLAVGNKPEAVKKVVVKIAVSALVS from the coding sequence ATGATTTTAGACAATCTGAAACAGTTTTCAATATATAACTTCGGACCTGCATGGGAAAAAGCTTTTGAGTTTCTCCGTGAGCTCGATATTTCTATTGAACCGGGCAGATGTGTGATCGACGGAGAGAAAGTCTTTGCACAGGTAAGTGAATACCATACCAAGCTTCAAGACGAAGGACGCTTTGAGGCTCACCGCAAATATGTGGATATTCAATTTCTGCTTTCCGGACGGGAAATCCTTGGCTGGGCCGACTTACCAAGTCTGGAGACGGAAATTATTTATGATCCTGAGCGTGACGTGGAATTTTTGAAACCGCTCCCCGTAACACCTAGCCTGTCCAGGCTTGTTCCGGGAATGTTCATGGCCTTTTTCCCGGAAGACGGACATATGCCGGGACTCGCCGTTGGCAATAAACCGGAAGCTGTGAAAAAAGTTGTCGTTAAAATAGCTGTGAGTGCGCTTGTATCTTAG